TCCAGTAGGTACTGGGTGACctggaagagaaagagcaggAGGGCAGAGCCCTTACGGGGCACAGAAGGACGGCAGGTCACAGCCGACGGGGAGTGCAGCCTCGTAGGGCTCTACCTGCTACAGAGGTGGCTTCCCGTTGGCTGCCTGTGGGTagcgaccctgggcttcctcggcagcccccacccccaggactAGTGAGGGTTTGAACTTCTTTCGCTTCCCAGACCAGTGAGACGGAGTTCGCCCGGATCATCCAGTTCAAGGCAGAAATGAACAGCAGTGGTTTGTAGCAGTTCTCAGTTCCCTCTGTGGTCCCTCATCAAAACCCATTGCTCAACCCCTCAAAGCAGGCGGCATCTCCTCTGCCTCCCCCGGCAGCAGTTCCCGTCTCTTCTTCAGCCTCCAGAGCACCCGTCAGGCCCCCTCTCAGCAGAGGGATGGCTACTCCTGGCTACTCCTGGGGTCAGTGGCACGGGGTCAGGGCCTCCTTGAAccctccatgggatccccaggagTCGGCTGGGATTCAGAGGCGTTTCCCACCATCAACAGCCTTTTTTGTCCCCAGATCTCTCCAGAGGAGCTCTCGGGGGGAGAGTGGGTGGGGGGCTCTTGCGGAGCCCTCATTTCCCGGGAGGAGggggtctgcctgcctgcctgcctgcaggggGCCTACCTTGGGCTGGTGCTCGATTTTGTAGGCAGTTTGCTGGAACTGTCTGATCTCACGAATGATGTGGGAAATCTGtgcagagagagaagcaaaaggGTCGGCCTGGGAACTCAAAGGGTGCTGCtacccctgcctctccctccccccctctctgtgCCTCcagaggccgggaggggggggggaggcagtctaGGGAACCGGGCTTTCAGTGGACCGGCCCCCACCCAGCTCTCCGAGGCCCCCACCCTGGGCTGCTCTGGGGAGCTCACCATCCTCATTTTGGAGAAGTTCACCAGGCCGTCCTCAGTGTAGTTGGGCGTGCCTTCCTCAATGAACGCCAAGTCCGTCAGATACATGCCGAGATAAGGGACGCAGGGCGGATCACaactgggaggggcaggagaGGTCCCAGTTAGAAAGAATCCCACCCGACTCAGGGAGAGCACCTGGTGCGAGATAAGGCTCCAAACACTGCAGGAACAGCCATTCCCAGGACCTGCCGGGCGGAAGCCGCACCGACGGAGCACCGTGCAGCCCAGAACAGCCAGCAGGACGGGAGAACGGAGAGGCTCGGCTTCCCCCTCTGCTGGGCTCCTGGCCCGCCTTCAGTGTAGATGCAgagagcaggaagggacctcaagggccaCCTAACCCAACTGCCCCAAACCCACAATGGACCTCTTGGGCAACTCATGGTTAGTTGAGCAAGAAACTGCATGCTTTCCTTTGACAAATATTAATGCAAGCATGCATTTTGACTCATGCGCTCCTTCTGGAGAGCAGCATGGCCTCTGAATGACAGATTGCCATGCGCCATGACGCCAGGTTGGTGCATCTCAGGTATTCACTGCATTTGAAGGACCGAGCATGAGATTATTTCCAACCCCGCAGCTGGAAGGGGACTCCGAAACCCCGACATGCAGCAGACCTGTTTGGACACACTTCCAATCCATGCTCGCTGGCATCAGTTGCTCTGGACAAGCAATGCCCTTCCCCCCTGCAGGCAACTTACTTTTTTAGGGCTTCCCTCAGATTCTTAAACCGACCCTCTGAAGACACCAGTCGCTGCAGCTTGTCAATCAAAGCTTTAGTCTGGagaaataaatgagaaaatattATTTCCCCAGCGAGAGGCAGGAAATGCAGGTGCCCCAGTGGCGACTCTTGGGACATGCCCCTTCGGTCATGGGGCACAGCCTGGCAACTTGCCTCTCTGAAATCTAGCCATTCATCCAGCCAAAGAAGGTGGAAATTTAAAAGTTAATTTTGGAATCACTTGCTCCAAAAGTAATCCGGTGGACTAGGCAGGCCTCAAGCAAGACATCGGGTGGCCCAACACCCCCTTCCACTGAAGGCCGTGGCTGTTCTGGTTCCACTTCCTTgttttgaggaagggaggaaggctgCTTGCCACAAACATCTGCGGTGAGAAGAACATCAAGTATCGGTTCTTCTCTGAAGGAAGTTTGGGTGGAAACCACAAGAAGCAGAAGCATGTAAAGGCGCTGATCATAGGCAGGAGCAAAGGGGGGGGCATATATCCCTTCGACCCTCAACTCAGGGACCCAGGCAGGTTCTCCAGAGGCGTCCAGCTAAGTCACAGCAAGGCCTGAGCTCCGCAGTGCTCACCTGCTTGGACACCTTCATCCAGGTCTTCTTCAGGCGGAAGATGGCGCTACGGTTGAAAGCAGAGGTGATCTCCAGCACCGCGTTGTAATTGTGCAGGCAGCGACAGATGTCGGCCACAGcaacccatttctccagggtgCTCACTCTGGCAGCCATGTCTTCATTGCGGAGGATTTCAGAGGCAATCAGGTTGCTGATCTGCAAGGAGtccgggagaggagaggaggggaggggaggggaagggaaggggagcaaatgaggggaaggggaggagaggaggcattACAGCACCTCCTTCAGCTCTTGACTCTACATTCAAGCGTGAATGCCAAGAGAGCTTTCCAAGGGGTCTGAAGGCCACACAGGGGTCCCAGCTGCTCCAGGAGAATCCCCAGGGCAGAAGAGACCAGGAGGACCAGGGGCACGGGTCATGTTTCCACCAGGACCAGCAACCTCTGGACCAGGCATCGCCTTATCtgacccccttcccctcccattgcTGAAAGCGCCAAAAAGTGCGTGTGGAGAGGGACAAAAAGAGCAACTCTGAACTCCCCTCGGCCTGCCGTGTCTGTTGACCGAGCCTGAGGTCCGAAGCACAATCGAAGCTCACAGTGAAATGGCCCAGTGTGTGGCTGGGCCCTGTCTGCTAGATCACGTCAGTTTATACTGAAACAgcacactctgtgtgtgtgtgtgggggggggaatccatcgcttgctttgtgtatataagttggtgttttctgggggggggggttggttcagtTCTTGGTTCTGCTTGTATCAATCTGGGGCCCAAATAAAGAGCTCAAGTCACGACCGTTGTCCGTGCCCACCTCTGGGCTCCTTCCGGCAAGAGTCCTGCAGTGGGAAGCAAAAAGGAGCAGCCTCCGGACTTCCACCTgactgctctgctgctgctgctgccacctcctgggCATTTCGGAACAGACTCTGCCCATCAATTGCGCTCACAGAGTGGCTGCATGAGCATCCAGCCAGAGTTCCCAGGGATAAGCGTCTGAGGGTCAACTCGGTTCCCTTTGAGCCTGGGCTCTCAACAGCTCTGGCCCCCAAAATCCTAGCGGGTCTCTCAGGCACGAGGGGCTCGGATCTCACTGTCCTCTCACGGACCAACCCGCTCCCCTCTGAAATGTAAATAATGGCAACAGAATAATAGCAGCTCCAGAGACCGGTTCAGCTGGTTTTATTATACACACATGAGGGCCCTTCTGCTTAATTTCAGTCAGGGGCCTTGAATTCCTGCCAaggtgagctttcaagtgcttttCTGCTACTGCTGCTCTCAAGACATTGTGcacaaggagagagggagagtctGGCACAcgcagccgtgttgatctgaagcagcagaataaaatcagagtccaatcaggcatgtttaagaccaagcaagtttcattcaaggtgtgagctttcatgtgcatgcaaacttCCTCAGACAAGGGAACAGGGATGAGTCaactctgtccttatatctgcaccctgaggaggtgtgtgtgcacacaaaagctcatatctagaataaaactttgttggtctttaaggtgcctaattggactcaaattctgcccagagagaaagagagaaaaagtaaTTTATGGGGTGATCAACAGGCCAAGAAAAAAAAGGCCCATTCCATTCATAGAGGGTTAGTATGTGGAAATTAGTAGCAGCAGTTTTCATGGCATGGCGGGAAAtgacccccacccacacacatgtATTTCCCATTAAGCccctattaaaggtaaaggtatcccctgtgcaagcaccgggtcatgtctgacccttggggtgacgccctccagcgttttcatggcagactcaatacggggcggtttgccagtgccttccccagtcattaccgtttaccccccagcaagcaagctgggtactcattttaccgacctcggaaggatggaaggatgagtcaaccttgagccggctgctgggatcgaactcccagcctcatgggcagagctttcagactgcatgcctgctgccttaccactctgcgccacaagaggctcctattaaAGAGCTTTTATTAATATCACCCGGTCAGTTGGCCACCGGAGAAGCCTTTCTGGGCAAAGCTTAACAGCTGGATCCTGTGCTGTCCTGCAGGGTGGGTCCTTTGTCCCCAGCCTGCCAGACGCTCTCTCTCCAGctggcccctcccacccccaccctgcccaaACTCACGTCATTGAAGTGCTTGGTGTTCTTCATGATGTACGGCGTCCGCTCATTCTTTTCGAACTTCATCCACCCTTGCCCAAAAAACTCTCTGCAAAGGATAAACACCCAGGTCAGCTCCAGCCCGCCTGGCCAGTCCCCATCCAAGCCCCCCTGCACAGGACACCCTTCCTCGCACGAGGGACCTTCTGGGAAGGGAAGCATGGTGCCGAGCATTTCTATGAGCCACAGGGCTGGAGGGaaaggagttgtgtgtgtgtgtgtgtgtgtgtgtgcgcgggggggggggtgagcaccATGTAGGTATCCCTTCTGGGAGGCAGCTTTGGCCAAAGGCCCAGAAGCCCCCTGATGCCACCTTCCTTTCCACGGGAGCCCCCCGGCCAGGGCAATGctgcccagtggggagggggccttgGCCAGAACGGACCACTTACTCATAGGGGATCTTCTTAAAGACCAGGTGGTCAAGCAAGGTGAGCTGTTCGGCTATTTCCAGAGCGGAGTGATTCTCGAAAGGCTCTGCTGGGAGTCCCTCTGCCTGCGGAGGAAGCAGAGAGGGGCTGAGAGCGAGGAGAGAGACCGAGTCCGGCAGCCCTCTCCCAAAGGGAGACAGGGATCCCAAAGACAGGGATTACTTGAGGCATCAGCCCAAATGCATCCCTTTTATTAGAGTGGCAGAACTACTGTAAACCCCTTCACCAATGGGATTGAAAATGAGGAACCCTGTTTATTTGCaggaaagagcaaaagtccagcaggacctttaagactaaccaaatttgtcattctttttaaagctgttgctggactctggctcagTTTTCCTGCTCCGGACAGATTCCCACACCCGCCCCCCATCTAGATCAACCTGAAGGAGGGACCAGGGACTCCTGAAAACTCCTCCTCAACCTTGCCCCCTGCAGGAGGAagacaaggggtgggggtgggggtgggctcaccATCTGCACGATCTCTTCCAGCGTTATCTGGTTGTCTCCGGGGTCCTCCTGGGTCAAGGTCCTGGGGGCAGAACAGACAGGCAGGGAGCAATCAGTGTGGGAAGCCACTGGTATGCCCAGCTCATCTCTTCTGGACTGAGGAAGAAAAGCTCCAGGTTTTTGTTCCTCTCTCCAGGTCTTCATTGATGGCACAGTTCAGTTGGCCTCTCCAGCCCCTCCCTCCGTGATTCTAAGACGTGTTTCTGCTTCACAGACACAAACTGGAGTCCTCTTCCCCAGGACTCTGTGGGGGATCTCACTGGATTCCCAAGAACTCTCTCCTACTGAATGGGGCACCCATCTTTGTTTGTTTTGGCCCCTTAATCTTGATGCTGTGGGACAGAGGAACATGCACATCAGGCCCCCCAAACTGCCTCagaaaatgctgggagatttggggtCAGTGCCTGGgcaaggcagagtttgggggaaaATGGGATATCACCCCTGAGTGACTCTCTAAGCTGTCTCCCTTAGGCTCTGTGGTGTTCACCATAGGGACTTGAAGAAACTCCTAGAGTGTCACTCCATGGAAGCCTATTTCTGCTGCTCTTCATTTcctgtcaaggtcagtcttgtctctcTGAATGGGAGGGGCCTCATGTGTGGAGCCCCAGGCAGAGGTCTGTCACCTTGCCCCATGTGTGGGTACgatggggattgagcctgggactttctgcagtaGGTGCTCTCCCTGGAGGCAGCTCTTAGCCCAGGAGTCAGGCCAGGACTTGGATCTGAAGcccagggtgggggaaggagaccTGGCACGGCAGACAGACTCGCCTTATGATGTTGGCTGCGGCTTTCCTCTCTTGGGTGAGGAGCTCCGGGTCATGGATCACTTCCTCCAGAAAGCTGATCACTTTACATTTCAGCTCCTCGTTTGTTTCAAAATCCTGCCCAAAAGACACACAGCTGCCTGGGAGAGCCTCAGGGCCTGGGGGGAGCTGAGCCCCAATCCTCATCAGCCAACAGGATCGCCACCCCTGGAGGCCCCCGGGGAGAAGCCAGCCTTCCCCGCCCGGCGGTACCTGGGAGTGCTTGGAGACCCAGTGCCTGAGGACATTCAGGACCCGGTTGGTGGCAGCTCTGCGGATCACAAACTCTTTGTCTCCATTCCTCTGGTCAGGGGGGAAGCCTGCAACAAGAGCCACGAGCAATGTGCATGCTCCAGAGGCAGCCCTCCGCCTTagaatgcctccctctccccttccagaaagacaggcccgggggggggggcttatgatTTCCCAGCTCCCTTCTCCTGGGCAGGAGGGAACTGCGGAAGAGCCTGAGCTCTGGGGCTCTGGCTTAAGGACATGACCCCAGCCTGGCGTGGGCATTGCCGGTGCATCTGGCTCGAGCCCTCCTGAGACCCAGGTGTGGGGCACTCCTGCCCCTCTGCTGGGGCCTGCCGCTCACCTGCACTGGCCAGGGACATCCGCCGGTACTTCTCTTTGGTCGGGGTGCCTTCATTGGCGCCAGCCGTGGCAATGGCGAAGGCAGAAGTCGCTGAGAGGGCACTGCGGCTGTTGTCCAGCTCCCGGCAGGAGGTCATCACCACGCCATTGTTATACGAAAACAAGGGGAATTCTGCATGAGGACAAAGGCACGGATCAATCTCTCccagagggagctcctccaaagGCCTCTAACAAAGAGCTTCCAGACAccgatttattcatttatttatttgttctgcGTGGCAGAACCCCCTGGCACTTTGATCGGTGGCAAaggaggagtcctctggcagacGCTCTGGGGAGCTTTCTTAGTTTTGTGCCACTAATTTGAAAAATAACTGTGGAGGCATTTCCACCCATGCTCTTGCACAGCTACAGAGTGACATTAACGGAGCTTGTACACTGAAGGAGGCGGGagggtggtggaaggtgcagagtgggccGGAATGACCTTGACAAGGGCAGGAAGTGACTTTCAAGGGGTGAGaaaaggtcggggggggggaatctgagtgaatctgtatgctttttaaTTACTTTGATTTGGATGCgaaacaaggggaaaatgggcacaaaagcactctcagaaaacccggggaaacagcaaccagaaagcaaactgagccgtgaagggaagaaaatgaatgcagaatgacaaaggaaACCCAGTGGACGTGAATGGAGAAAGTGAAAGGAAAACACCCAGGCATAATAAGCCTGTGTTGTTAATTCAGTGAAAGACTGCTTAGATCATGTTGAGTAATTATTGTAGCACTTTCAAAAGAAGTAGGTGGGAACTGCAATTCCAAGGAGGACAGTTCCCGTAAAGTTGGAGGGATTCTGCAGGACTGCAGCTGCCTCCAACATGCTGCAGATATCTCATGTCGGGAACAGCAAAAGACGCAAGAGCAGCACGTTCATCTCTGAGCAGCCTTGCAGACAGTTCTTGGGACAAgcagcccacccccccaccccccgtttccCCTTCAGGTTACCTGAGTTGTTTTTGCCTCTGACCAATTTAGGGGTGGTCGGTGATTTGGTTGGCGAAGTCTCCACTTCACCTTCATCGCTCTGGTTCTGATCTGTGTCAGATTCCTCTCGGACAGATGCCTCTGCACCTGGGAGCAACAAACAGCAAGCCGGATGAGTTGAGAAGAGGGGGGCAGGCCCAAGAAAACAGATTTGGCCGGGGCGGTGCAGACCCAAATTGGGATTCACGCCCGGCTCTTCAGAGGGGTGGCTGGGCTCCCCTGGGCCTTAAGCCAACTGGGCCACCACAGACAACTGCTCCCGGCCTTCTCCCAACCCGGGAACCGAACCTGCAGAGTTCCAGCCCAGGCCCAGCATTGCCAGGaggggcccctcccccccccggaggcAGGCAGCACTCACTGGGCTTGCTCTGGAGAGCGTCCTCGGGCTTCTCCGTGGGCCCTTCCCCCTCATCGGGCAGCTTGCTGGAGTAGCTGCTGGACACGTAGAGCTTGTGGATGTCCAGGGTGGTCTTgctgaagggagagagggaggagtacATGCTGGCGTAGCCGTTGGAGGAGCAGCTGAGGGCGGCCAGGTCTAGGGCTTTCCCCCCGGTGATGATGGGGATGTTGAGGGACAGCTTCCTCCTCCGGCTGGGCGAAGATGACTTAGTGATGGAGAGGGGCGGCGGAGAGGAGAACTTGCGGTTGGCACGCGGAGACTTGGGAGGCTCCCCGTAGAGGAGTTTGGTGCTCTGACTACTGGCAAACAAGAGCTCCAAGGACCTTGGGGGAAACAAAACCAGACGCCCCCTTTACTGCTCAGCAGCTCTCCTCTGCTCCTGCCTCTTACGCGGCCACCAGAAGCAGAGCTGCCTGGCCTCGGGGATCCTTGGGAGGGAGAGAACAGTGCTTGCCCTTCAGGAACCTGGGAAATGgggcaatgcagaggcaggccaggccTGACAAGCTGCAAGCAGGCCTAACCCCCTGGCAAGGGGTCAGGCACTGGCCCTTTCCACTCAGGCCTCTCCCTGCCCTGCGCGGCCTAGGTCTGCAAGGGGATGCACAGCCCTCTGCCCGCTAGAGGCAGCTGCCTGGGGCTTTCCTGCAGCTCCCGAGAACCCAGCTCAGTTAGGCTAGCACTGGAGTGTAAGGCCCCTGCTTGGCCAAGTGTGGAAAGGAGTGGGTGAGGGGTGGGGTCCCAAGGGAGGCAGCCCGCCACCCCGTCCCTCGCCCCGCTGCTTTCCGGCTTCTCCTCCTCGGGGTGCCCTCTCCCCTGGGAGCCCAAGGAAGGCCCGCCCCTCCTTGCTGGGACTCACCTTGCAGGGATGGCGCTGATGGGCTTCTTGTAGATGGTGATCAGCTTGTCCAGGACGGTCATGGCGGTGGTGAAGACGCGGTAGGAGTGCAGGAAGGTGTTGAGGAAATCGATGCTGAGGAACCGCAGGTCGGTCAGCCTCTCCAGAAGGCGCTCCACGCTGGCGTAGCGGATCTGCAGGACTTTGCAGGAGTTCATGGTCTTGCTGAATCGTATGTCGACGTCGTCACAGTACAAGCTGGTGTCAGACCTGGGGAGACCGCGGAGGCTGGGCAGGGTGCCCtcggcagccccctccctccctccctcccacgagGGACCAcgcctggcagggcagccccaccGCTGGAGCCCCCGAGAGAGCAAGAGGCCTCCGCAGCCCCTGAGACATTCCAGGCCTGGAAGGGCTCTGCCAGGTGATGCCACCTGTGCCCacggcctccccctccagctcggCTTACTTGATCATCTGAGGGACGGTGACTTTGGAGTTCTCCTCGAAGGCGTTCATCATGAGGCCGTTGCACCGGATGTTGTCCACGCACTGGAACGGACACGGAAGAGGCTtaggcagggagggggtggccacAGCACAGAGAAGAGCGGGATCCACACCACAGACCTGTGGGCCTGTCTCCAGTGGAGTGCCTGGTGGGAGTCTcctacatcctcccccccccctttgggaagTCCATGCGGGTGTTTCCTCTCCTTTCTGTCCCGAGacggctcctctcctccccttgtgAGCCTCTCCTGCCCTTCACGGGAGTGGGCTTGCCCCAGGCGTCAACAGGCTAGCTCGGGACAGGAGTGGCAGACACGTCACCCCCCCCCGATTGCCCCCTCCCTCAGCCGCTGGCCCTTCCCTACCTGGCTGATGTCGCTTGTCCATGCCGCCTTCTCCTGCCTGGAAGAGGCCACCAGGATGATGGTGTAGGATGGGCCGTCCTTGGGCTCCACCACAATCTTGAAATCCAGGTGGTCGATGTCTTGTCCGGACCCTTTGGCTTGACCAATGAAAAGAGAAAGGTGAGGGGAGTGGGGACTGTGGGGAGGGGCTTGTAAAGAGAAAGGAGGTGGCCCAGTGGGGTTGGCGGGGAGTGGCCCGGGGGCTCTCAGTTGAGGGGAGTCCACTGCAGGGGTGTGGCGGGTGGGTTGGGGGGTCGAGCACCCGGTGCCAGTTGATACTTACTCTCCTCCTCCGCGCTCTCCGTCTCTTCCACCAGCGTGCAGTCGATGAGGGAGATGACGCCCCCGTTCTGGAAGGAAAGCAAGGACTCCATCACTGCACGCTCCCACCCCTGGCCTCTTCTAACGCTAGGAGTCTTCCCTGGTTCCACCCAGCTTTCCACTGACGCTTAGGGATCTAAAATGTGATAGTCACAGGGGTCCTGCGGGCAGCGGTAGGTTGCTAGCGGGGAGGActgcggcagcctctaatctggagaactgcaggccactgagtgaccttaggctagtcccagttctctcagagctctctcagtcccacctacctcacagggttgtggcgacaggaagggaatgtgattgtaagctgcttggagactccttcaggtagcaaaatcAGGGTACCAAAAACCagccctccccatcctcctcccccctccaatcgccttcccttcccatcaacaggcaccatgtgaggcaggtggggctgagagagtttggagagaacaGCGACTGGACTAAGGCCAGCCAGCAGGCTTtgcaaggacgggggggggggggaggagtggggaaatcctGCCTGGTTGGTTCTCCGGGTTCGAGGCTGCTGCTTCCAGCCACCCCTGTGCCACGCTGCTTTCAGCTGCATGTACCTGTGCTCAGGCGTGTGTGAGTGCCACTCACCTTGGTCAGGTGCAGCTTCCCTCCAGAGCCGCGGGTGCAGATGATGAggtgcttggagaagaggaagcacTGCCGCTCACCCTCCTtccgcagggagagggagcccagCCGCCCCCGCGTGATCTTCCCCTTCTCCGACATGGGCACCTGGATGAGGGAGCCTGCAGGGGAGAGAGGCCGTGCTGGGCTGGGTCCCACTGGCCCTCCTTCCTCTCTGGGGGCAGGGGGCCACTCCCCAGCTGGAcgccggcctccccccccctgcccccccctgctgTGACTCTGGGGGGTCAAGGGGACatgccctgccccctgccccccccccgtcctgcccAGCTTGGCTACCTTGTCTGACAAATGTCTGGCTGGTGTCCAAGAGGATCTCGCACCCCTCGATGATCATCCGTTCGATTGCCAGGTTCTTCCGGATGTTTTCTGTCTCGCTCACTTCGTCATGCATGATCCTGGAACACCCAAGTGTCCCTCAGCAGGAACCCCAGAGGAGACGGGAGATGCCAACTCTCCTGTTCCAGCCCAGTTCCTGTGCCATTGCAAGCTGCTTCACCAACCCTTGCCTGACCAAGTGCAGCAGTggggcacccccctccccacacacacaccccagacaGAGGGAGTGGACTCTTCTCACCTGGAGAGCTCCTCCAGCTTGGACTTGGCGTAATCCAGGCTGTTCCTCTCCACGTGCTCATGGGGCGTGTGGGCCAAGAGCTCATGCAGCGTCAAGATGTACCTGGGGATCTGGGCCAGGAGGTAAGAGAAGGTGGCATCAGGGCCCcctcaccccacacacacacacacacctgccccaCTCCAGAGGCACATCTTCTCACCTGGGCACTCACAGGGTGGAGGAGCaccttgagcccccccccccgacgagcGCTCTGCTCACCTGGAACATGGGGTAGGTCAGGAAGGTCTCCAGCGTCCGCTCCTCACAGTCCGGCTTGGCCTCGTAGTGCTTCAGCAGCTTGTCGAAGTCCCGGTTCTGCTTGCAGTGGGCCAGGATCTGCAGGCTGTACTGATGGTTCCGGACAAACTCCTGGTAGATGTTCAGCATGGGCAGGAGGATGTCAAAGAGGTCGGCTgcgaggaagggagggtggggttgAAGACGCTCCTGCCAGGTTTCTGCAGGCTGAGGGGTCCACAGCCCAGGGAGGGGCCCTCATCTCCCCCCAGGACGTGTTGGCTCGGGCAAAGGGGAAGGAGGTGCCCCAGCGAGAGCTCTgtgcccctcccctcttttcccccttGTTGTGTCCCTAAAGTCCCCCTTCCTCAGCTCTTTGGGTGGGGTTGCTGCTCTGCATCGGGCGCTTTCGAGGGTTCCTGACCAGCCACTGGGCTCGatgctgtgtggggggggggggggggaacccgtcATCCGGCACTTGCTCACCCAGCACCAGGGTGGGCCAGCTAGAGATCCGCGCTTTCAAGCCCTGGTAGAAGATCTGGTGCAGAAACATGATGGTTTCGCTGCAAAAGAAACGAACAAGAAAAGGCAGATTAAACCAGGACTGGCAACCTCGTTTCATTGGGAAAATCTTATTTTGCAAAGAGGAAAAGGTCCATTGCTCAATTTTAGCATCATTTTAACCAAGaaatggagggtgaactctgtggcatttccTCCTGTGGACGTCCGAAACCCcaccatccccccccaaaaaaaatgtatcTCCCAGGGCAGGCAGCTCAAAAGAATGGAAGAGccaggttccttccttccttgtggtTGGCAAGAAGCCCCCATCCCCTCTCTGCAGCCCATGGGGGCTCTGTCCTCTTGGAGCTGCTTTCCACAACTGCCGTGGTTGCCAACCATGGGTGGGGACCTGCctggagactgggggaggggcCTCCCAGCGGGGTCTGATGCCCGGCagccgtcctctccaggggaactgccccCCCTGCCTGGAGACCAGCCCGCCTGGCTCACCTGTTCAGGAAGATGCTGCTGACGTCGTCGTGGGTAATGGGCGGCTTCTTGGAGCTGGCAGCCATGCGGAGCGGCCGCAGGAAGTTGTTCACCAGGATGTGGAGCTGCTGCACGTactccgcctccgcctccagcATGCTGAAGACCACCTGGTTCCTCTTGCGCATGCTGTCCGCGTGGGGGGAGCGGATGTAGTCCTGGATGATGGTCTTCCACTTCCGCCGGCACAGCCATCCCCGCAGGAAGCTCTGGACCTGTCCGCACAGCAGGAGGGGGCTCAGAGcacgcaaggggggggggatagcaaaaGCTACTGGCAGGGGCAAGAGAGCTGTCGTGGGCAGGGCTCTACGGaactacctgcctcacaggagccTAGTtagcagcaccttcaagatgaGCCAGATTGGCAGCAGGGGAGTCACGACATCTGGCTACTCTTGAAGGTCCTCCTAGTTTCCTGCTTTTCCCCCTGCACCAGACCAGCTTCCTCACAGAGAAGGGGAGGCTGCTGTCGTGGGTCTCCGGTCGGAGAAGGGAGATGCGTGGCAGGGGGCCACAAGATTGCCTTGGCACAGAGAAAGGATCTCTTTCAGCCACACTAAATAACCCAGTGCCCATGCACTCCCAGTGCCCTTTGCAACTGGTTTGTAAAATGGAAGGAAGATGCTCTTGCAAACAGTCACTGAAGTGGATCGTTCGGCGTGTGTGGAAGTGCCCACTCCTTCCCCTCCCGGGGGGAGGTCAGCCAGGGGTTTCCTCCCACCCGTT
This window of the Paroedura picta isolate Pp20150507F chromosome 18, Ppicta_v3.0, whole genome shotgun sequence genome carries:
- the RASGRF1 gene encoding ras-specific guanine nucleotide-releasing factor 1 isoform X2, whose protein sequence is MQKGMRLNDGHAVYLALLAKKDGARRGYLSKRSSDNTKWHPKWFALLHNLLFYFESDSSSRPAGLYLLEGCVCDRAPSPKPKDPLEKQHYFTVNFNHENQKSLELRTEDCKDCDEWVAAISHASYRTLATEHEALTQKYLHLLQIVETEKTVAKQLRQQIEDGEIETERLKSEIAALLKENERIQSNQTNVPSDDDSDLKKIKKVQSFLRGWLCRRKWKTIIQDYIRSPHADSMRKRNQVVFSMLEAEAEYVQQLHILVNNFLRPLRMAASSKKPPITHDDVSSIFLNSETIMFLHQIFYQGLKARISSWPTLVLADLFDILLPMLNIYQEFVRNHQYSLQILAHCKQNRDFDKLLKHYEAKPDCEERTLETFLTYPMFQIPRYILTLHELLAHTPHEHVERNSLDYAKSKLEELSRIMHDEVSETENIRKNLAIERMIIEGCEILLDTSQTFVRQGSLIQVPMSEKGKITRGRLGSLSLRKEGERQCFLFSKHLIICTRGSGGKLHLTKNGGVISLIDCTLVEETESAEEETKGSGQDIDHLDFKIVVEPKDGPSYTIILVASSRQEKAAWTSDISQCVDNIRCNGLMMNAFEENSKVTVPQMIKSDTSLYCDDVDIRFSKTMNSCKVLQIRYASVERLLERLTDLRFLSIDFLNTFLHSYRVFTTAMTVLDKLITIYKKPISAIPASKTTLDIHKLYVSSSYSSKLPDEGEGPTEKPEDALQSKPSAEASVREESDTDQNQSDEGEVETSPTKSPTTPKLVRGKNNSEFPLFSYNNGVVMTSCRELDNSRSALSATSAFAIATAGANEGTPTKEKYRRMSLASAGFPPDQRNGDKEFVIRRAATNRVLNVLRHWVSKHSQDFETNEELKCKVISFLEEVIHDPELLTQERKAAANIIRTLTQEDPGDNQITLEEIVQMAEGLPAEPFENHSALEIAEQLTLLDHLVFKKIPYEEFFGQGWMKFEKNERTPYIMKNTKHFNDISNLIASEILRNEDMAARVSTLEKWVAVADICRCLHNYNAVLEITSAFNRSAIFRLKKTWMKVSKQTKALIDKLQRLVSSEGRFKNLREALKNCDPPCVPYLGMYLTDLAFIEEGTPNYTEDGLVNFSKMRMISHIIREIRQFQQTAYKIEHQPKVTQYLLDQSFVMDEEGLYEASLQMEPKLPT